Proteins encoded together in one Quercus lobata isolate SW786 chromosome 3, ValleyOak3.0 Primary Assembly, whole genome shotgun sequence window:
- the LOC115979291 gene encoding uncharacterized protein LOC115979291, translating to MPTKEMTWRFHSMAFQGCPELKSLPDFFPTIPLEIGGSVNVAKERLVRTGARFLTPLLHIDKCCDTEWPIFSLAEICSSLGKQSEDIYIISFGSMMRGECCCSPLRTILIHLLQCCTFAMFFMD from the exons ATGCCCACTAAGGAGATGACATGGAGGTTTCATTCTATGGCATTTCAAGGATGCCCAGAGTTAAAGTCGCTGCCGGACTTCTTTCCTACAATTCCTTTGGAGATCGGTGGCTCTGTGAACGTTGCCAAAGAGAGACTGGTGAGGACTGGTGCAAGATTTCTCACTCCGCTTCTGCACATTGATAA GTGCTGTGATACAGAGTGGCCAATATTCAGCCTTGCAGAAATATGTTCTAGTCTAGGAAAG CAAAGCGAAGACATATATATAATCAGCTTTGGATCAATGATGCGTGGCGAATGTTGCTGCTCTCCTCTAAGAACTATTCTCATACATCTCCTACAATGTTGTACCTTTGCCATGTTTTTCATGGATTAG